A region of the Stutzerimonas stutzeri genome:
TGCGCTTGCGTCCGTACGGCTCCTCCGGGCCGTTGGTCTACAGCTTCAATGCGCTGGAGCAGTACTACCAGGACCAGGGGCGTGACTGGGAACGCTATGCGATGATCAAAGCGCGCGTCATTGGTGGCGATCAGCAGGCTGGCAAGGAGCTGCTGGAAATGCTGCGGCCGTTCGTCTATCGGCGCTATCTGGATTTCTCCGCCATCGAAGCGCTGCGCACCATGAAGCAGCTGATTCAGCAGGAAGTCCGGCGCAAGGGCATGGCTTCGAATATCAAGCTGGGTGCCGGTGGAATCCGTGAGGTTGAGTTCATCGCCCAGGCGTTTCAGCTGATTCACGGCGGGCGGGATCTCAGCCTGCAGCAACGGCCGTTGCTCAAGGTGCTGGCGACGCTGGAGGGTCAGGGCTATCTGCCGGGCGCAGCGGTGAAGGAGCTGCGCGAAGGCTACGAGTTTCTGCGCTATACCGAGCATGCGCTGCAGGCCATTGCCGATCGCCAGACGCAGATGCTGCCGGAGACTGAAGTCGACTGCGCGCGGGTTGCCTTCATGCTTGGTTTCGAAAGCTGGCAGGCTTTCCACGAGCAACTGTTGCACTGGCGTGGGCGTATCGACTGGCATTTCCATCAGGTCATCGCTGACCCGGATGAGGACGAGGATGCCGAGGGCGAAGCGTTGGTGGGTGGTGAATGGCTGCCGCTCTGGGAGCAGGATTGGGACGAGGAGTTCGCCTGTCGACAGCTGTCCGAAGCCGGATTCCGTGATGGTCAGGTTGCCTGCCAGCGCCTTGCCGCACTGCGCAATGCCAGTCAGGTCAGGACCATGCAACGTCTCGGTCGCGAGCGTCTGGATGCCTTCATTCCTCGCCTGCTGGCGCAGGCTGTCGAGCAGGATGACCCGGATCTGGTGCTTGAGCGCGTGCTGCCGCTGGTCGAGGCGGTGGCCCGGCGTTCGGCCTATCTCGTATTGCTGACCGAAAATCCTGGCGCGCTGCAGCGTCTGCTGGAGCTCTGTGCGGCGAGCCCGTGGATCGCCGAACAGATCGCGCGCTTTCCCTTGCTGCTCGATGAACTGCTCAATGCCGGGCGCCTCTACAGTCCGCCGCTGGCGCCGGAACTGGCGGCCGAATTGCGCGAGCGGCTGATGCGCATTCCCGAGGACGATCTGGAGCAGCAAATGGAAGCGCTGCGCCATTTCAAGCTGGCGCACCGACTGCGCGTCGCCGCCTCGGAGATCGCCGGCACGCTGCCGTTGATGAAGGTCAGCGACTACCTGACCTGGCTGGCCGAGGCCATCCTGCAGGAGGTGCTGACCCTGGCCTGGCGTCACACCGTCGCGCGTCATGGCCAGCCACAGCGCAGCGATGGCACGCTGTGCGATCCGGCCTTCGTCATCGTCGGCTATGGCAAAGTCGGTGGGATCGAGCTCGGCCACGGTTCCGATCTGGATCTGGTGTTCATCCACGACGGTGACCCTGCCGCCGAGACCAATGGCGCCAAGTCCATCGACACCGCGCAGTTCTTTACCCGCCTCGGTCAACGCATTATTCATTTGCTGACTACCCAGACCACCTCCGGCCAACTCTATGAAGTGGACATGCGGCTGCGTCCGTCCGGTGCTTCCGGGTTGCTGGTCAGCTCCCTCGGCGCCTTTGAGCGCTACCAGAGTCAGGAAGCCTGGACTTGGGAACACCAGGCGCTAGTGCGTGCGCGGGTGCTGGTTGGCTGCTCGCAGCTGACCGCCGACTTCGAGCGGGTGCGCGCTGGCGTGCTCGGGCGTGAACGCGATCTGGATGCGCTGCGTCGCGAAGTCAGCGACATGCGCGCGAAGATGCGTGACAACCTCGGGACCCGCGCGACGCATGCGGGGACCGCCGAGCAAGCCTTCGACGGTGCCGCCGAGTTCAATCTCAAGCAGGACGCCGGTGGTATCGTGGATATCGAATTTATGGTGCAATACGCGGCTTTGGCGTGGTCGCACCAGCATCCCGAACTGCTGCGCTATACCGATAACATCCGCATTCTCGATGGGTTGGAGCAGGCCGGGTTGATGACCGGCGATGAGGTTCGGCTGCTGCAGGACGCCTACAAGGCCTACCGCGCAGCAGCCCACCGGCAATCACTGCAGAAGCAGCCCGGAGTGGTGAGTGGGGATCAATTCCACGACGAGCGTCGCGCTGTCATGCGTATCTGGCGCGAGCTGGGGCTCAGCTGAGCCTGCGTCGGGCTACCGAGCAATATCGAATTCTGAGGAGCTGGCAAGATGTCGATGGCCGATCGTGATGGCGTCATCTGGTATGACGGCGAACTGGTGCAGTGGCGCGATGCGACCACCCATGTGCTGACCCATACCCTGCACTACGGCATGGGCGTGTTCGAAGGTGTTCGCGCCTACAACACCCCGGATGGCACGGCGATCTTCCGCCTGCAGGCGCACACCGACCGCCTGTTCGATTCGGCTCACATCATGAACATGCCGATGCCGTACTCGAAGGAAGAGATCAACGAGGCGACCCGCGCCGCAGTTCGCGAGAACAACCTGGAAAGCGCCTACATCCGCCCGATGGTGTTCTACGGAAGTGAAGGCATGGGGCTGCGCGCCAGCGGCCTGAAAGTGCACGTGATCGTCGCTGCCTGGCACTGGGGCGCCTACATGGGCGACGAGGCGCTTGAGCTGGGCATCAAGGTGCGCACCAGTTCCTTCACCCGCCACCACGTCAACATCACCATGACCCGCGCCAAGTCCAACGGTGCGTACATCAACTCGATGCTGGCCCTGCAGGAAGCCATTTCCGGCGGCGCCGACGAAGCGCTGATGCTGGACCCCGAAGGCTATGTGGCCGAGGGCTCGGGCGAAAACATCTTCATCATCAAGGATGGCGTGATCTACACCCCGGAAGTCACCGCCTGCCTGAACGGCATCACCCGTGGCACCGTGCTGACTCTGGCCGCCGAGCACGGCCTGAAGATCGTCGAGAAGCGCATCACCCGCGATGAGGTGTACATCGCCGACGAAGCCTTTTTCACCGGTACCGCCGCCGAAGTCACGCCGATTCGCGAAGTGGACGGTCGCGCCATCGGTATCGGCCGTCGTGGCCCGATCACCGAGAAGCTGCAGAAAGCCTACTTCGATCTGGTCTCCGGCAAGACCGCGGCGCATGCCGAATGGCGGACACTGGTCAAGTAAGCGCAGGCACCAAGCTGCACGCGGCCGATGGTTTACCGCTTGCAGCTTGAGGCTCGTGGCTTGAAGCTGCCTTTATGAATATTCTGATTGTGGGACCCAGCTGGGTTGGCGACATGGTGATGGCGCAGACGCTGTTCGTCTGCCTGAAACAGCGCCATCCCGACTGCCAGATCGACGTGCTGGCGCCCGAGTGGAGCCGGCCGATTCTCGAGCGCATGCCCGAGGTACGTCAGGCGCTGAGCTTTCCGGTCGGGCACGGCGTGCTCGATATGGCGACCCGGCGCACAGTTGCGCAGAGCCTGCGTGGTCAGTATGAGCAGGCGATCCTCTTGCCCAATTCGCTGAAGTCGGCACTGGTGCCGTTCTTCGCCGGTATTCCCAAGCGCACCGGCTGGCGCGGCGAAATGCGCTTCTGTCTGCTAAACGATATGCGCAAGCTCGACAAGCAGCGCTATCCGCTGATGATCGAGCGCTTCATGGCGCTGGCGTTCGAGCCTGGCGCCGAGTTGCCCAGACCGTATCCGACCCCTTCGCTGCGTATCGATCCCGTGACTCGCGATGTGGCACTGGCACGTTTCGGCCTCAGTCTGGATCGTCCGGTACTGGCGCTGTGTCCGGGCGCCGAGTTCGGCGAATCCAAGCGCTGGCCGGCCGAGCACTTCGCCAAGGTCGCCGAGCTGAAGATTCGTGACGGTTGGCAAGTCTGGCTGTTCGGCTCGAAAAACGATCATCCGGTGGGCGAGGAGATTCTTGCGCGATTGATTCCTGGTTTGCGCGAGGAAGCAGTGAACCTGGCCGGCGAAACCAGCCTGGCCGAGGCCATCGACCTGCTCTCCTGTGCCGATGCGGTGGTGTCCAACGATTCCGGTTTGATGCACGTCTCTGCTGCGCTGGCCCGGCCATTGGTGGCCGTGTACGGCTCCACTTCGCCAGCCTTCACCCCACCACTTTCCGAGCAAGTCGAGGTGGTGCGCCTAGGGCTGGATTGCAGTCCTTGCTTCGAGCGTACCTGCCGTTTCGGCCACAACAACTGCATGCGCGAGCTGAAGCCGCGCGCGGCGATCGAGGCGCTTGATCGCCTGGCTCCGCAGTCGGTCGAGGTACGCTGATTGAAGGTCCTGCTGGTCAAAACCTCGTCGTTGGGCGATGTCGTGCATACCCTGCCGGCGCTGACCGACGCGCAGCGGGCGTTGCCCGGCATTCAGTTCGACTGGGTCGTAGAGGAGGGCTTCGCCGAGATCCCGGCCTGGCATCCAGCGGTGGCGCAGGTGATCCCGGTGGCGATTCGTCGCTGGCGCAAACATCCGATCGATACCCTGCGTAGCGGCGAGTGGCGACGCTTCAAGGCGCGTCTGCGCGAAAGTCGTTACGACCTGGTAATCGACGCCCAGGGCTTGCTCAAGAGCGCCTGGCTGACCCGCTACGTCAAGGCGCCGGTCGCCGGGCTGGACCGCGATTCGGCGCGCGAGCCGCTGGCGACACGCTTCTATGATCGGTGCTATGCCGTGCCGCGTGAGCAGCATGCGCTGGAGCGGGTGCGCCAGCTATTCGCTCAGGCGCTCGGTTATCCGCTGCCGCAGGATGTTGCCGACTACGGCCTGAATCGCGAGCAGATGGCCGCGCCGAGTGATCAGCCCTATCTGTTGTTCCTGCATGGCACCACCTGGCCGAGCAAGCACTGGCCGGAAGCCTACTGGCGTGAGATGGCCGAGCGCATGAGCGATTTCGGCTGGGCGATCCGCCTGCCGTGGGGCAATGCCGAAGAGAAGGCGCGGGCCGAGCGCATCGTCAGCGGCATAGCCGGCGCGGCGGTGTTGCCGAAGCTCAATCTTGCCGGTGTCGCCCGGGTCATCGCCGGTGCACGCGCCTGCGTCGCGGTGGACACCGGTCTCGGCCACCTGGCCGCGGCGCTGGATGTGCCGAGCATTTCGCTTTATGGTCCGACCCTGCCCGGGCGAGTCGGCGCCTATGGGCGCTCTCAGGTGCACCTGTGCGCGAGCGGGCCGAATGCCGGTCGCGGTGATCGGCGTAAGCCCTGTTTCGACGATTTGCGCCCCGAGCGCGTCGTCACCGAACTGAAAGCCCTGCTGCGGGCCCCGGAGTCCGTCTGATGCAATTGGCGTTCATTCTCTACAAGTACTTTCCCTTTGGCGGGCTGCAGCGCGATTTCATGCGCATTGCCCTCGAATGCCAGCGTCGCGGCCACTCGATCCGCGTCTACGCGATGATCTGGGAAGGTGACGTGCCTGAAGGCTTCGAGGTACTGATCGCCCCGGTAAAGGCGCTGTTCAACCACACCCGCAACGAGCGCTTCACTGTCTGGGTCGAGGCGGATCTGGCTAAGCGGCCGGTCGACCGCGTGATCGGCTTCAACAAGATGCCCGGGCTCGATGTGTACTACGCCGCCGACCCCTGTTTCGAGGACAAGGCGCAGACCCTGCGCAACCCTATCTATCGCCGCTGGGGTCGCTATAAACACTTCGCCGAGTACGAGCGCGCGGTGTTCGCGCCCGAGGCGAAGACCGAAATCCTGATGATCTCCGAGGTGCAGCAGCCGCTGTTCGTCAAACACTACGCCACGCCCCCCGAACGCTTTCACCTGTTGCCGCCGGGCACCGCCCAGGATCGCCGCGCGCCGGCCAATGCCGCGCAAATCCGTGCCGAGTTTCGCGAGGAGTTCGAGGTCCGGTCGGAAGAACTGCTGCTGGTGCAGATCGGTTCCGGCTTCAAGACCAAGGGGCTGGACCGCAGCCTCAAGGCGCTCGCCGCATTGCCCCGTGAGCTGAGCCAGCGCACACGGCTGCTGGTGATCGGCCAGGACGATCCCAAGCCGTTCAAGCTGCAGGCCAAGGCGCTGGGCGTTTCCGGCATGGTCGAGTTTCTCAAGGGGCGTAGCGACATTCCACGATTCCTGTTGGGCGCCGATCTGCTCATCCATCCGGCCTACAACGAGAACACCGGTACCGTGCTGCTGGAGGCGCTGGTCGCCGGGCTGCCGGTGCTGGTCACTGATGTGTGCGGCTATGCGCACTACATTACCGACGCCGACTGCGGTCGCGTGGTGCCCAGCCCGTTCGAACAGCGCACGCTCGACCAGCTGTTGACGCAGATGCTGAGCGACGAGCAGCAGCGCGCGACCTGGAGCCGCAACGGGTTGGCGTATGCCGCCAGCGCCGATCTGTACTCCATGCCGCAGAAGGCGGCCGATGTGATCCTTGGAGAGCAGGCATGAGGCCCATGACCGGCATGTCCCCAAGCCGATCGCAAGCCACAGGCTTGCCCACAGCACTCAAAAGCCACGCCCCGAGGTCGGGCCCCCCACAAACGTGTCGAGTGCCCGCCGATTCCGTGGGTGGTGCGCTCTCGCGGCGATTGCAGCCTGCAGGCCTGCGCGGGTTTTCAGCTCCTCGACCAGGGTTGATGCCTCGAGCTGCGGAGGCTACATGCGACTGATTTTATCGGAGCCGTTCAAAAGCCTCTGGCACGGCAAGGATCCCTTCGTAGAAGTCGAGCGTATTGAAGGTCAGGTCTACCGCGAGCTGGAAGGCCGCCGCACGCTGCGTACCGAGGTAGAGGGACGCGGATACTTCGTTAAGATCCACCGTGGCATCGGCTGGGGCGAGATCACCAAAAATCTGCTCACGGCCAAGGCGCCAGTGCTTGGCGCTGGTCAGGAGTGGCGCGCGATTCAGCGGCTGCATGAAGTGGGTGTTCCTACCATGACCGCAGTTGCTTACGGCGAGCGTGGCAGCAATCCGGCGACTCAACACTCCTTCATCATCACCGAAGAGCTGGCGCCGACCGTCAGCCTCGAGGACTTCTCGGCAAACTGGCGAGAACAGCCCCCGGCGCCGGCACTCAAGCGTGCGCTGATCGCCGAGGTCGCGCGCATGGCCGGTACCATGCACCGTGCCGGCGTCAACCACCGCGATTTCTATATTTGCCACTTTCTGCTGCATACCGACAAGCCGGTGACAGCAAGTGATTTCCGTCTGTCGCTGATCGACCTGCACCGCGCGCAGGCCCGCAGCCAGACGCCGCGGCGTTGGCGCAACAAGGACCTGGCAGGACTGTATTTCTCGGCACTGGAGATCGGCCTGACCCGTGGCGACAAGTTGCGCTTCCTGCGCGACTACTTCCAGCAACCAGTGCGCGAAATCCTGCACGAGGAGGCGTCCCTGCTGGTCTGGTTGCAGCGCAGGGCGGAAAAACTGCAGGGCCGCAAGCAGCGCTACGGAGGGGCACTTTGATGGCTGGCTGGACACTGGATCCAGCATACGCTGACCTTCGGGATGAGTTCGGCAGCCTGATGACTGTATTTGCGCTTGAGGGTGAGCGCCTGACGAAAGACCCGTTGTCGGAAGTCATTCGTGTCGAACTCAATGGTGTGCGTTATTACGTCAAACGCTACTCGGGGGCAGGCAAGGGCTTGCGGCGATTCGTTGGGCGCCCACGAGTAAAGGCCGAGTGGCAGAATCTAATGCTCTTTCGCCGCTGGGGCATCCCGACCGCCCCAATCGTGGCATACGGCATGGAGCGCCGAGGCGGCGCATTTTTACGAGGCGCTTTGATCACCCGCGAATTGGAGCAGACCGAAGATCTGGCTTTGCTGGCGGCAAGCCATGATCCTCGCCTTCGTGATCGGCGCTGGGTACATGAAGTCAGCCTGCAACTGGCGCGCTCGACTCGCGCATTGCATGACCGGGGCTTCGCCCACAATGATCTCAAATGGCGCAACCTGCTGGTTGATCCGCAGCGGCGCTTGTATTTGATTGATTGTCCGACCGGCTCATTCTGGCGCGGCCCGTTTCTGCAGCGGCGCATCGTCAAGGATCTAGCCTGTTTGGACAAGGTGGCCAAGTACCAGCTTACTCGCACTCAGCGCCTGAGATTCTATTTGCAGTATTGCCAGCGCCCGCGGCTGGCACCCCAGGACAAGCCGCGGATACGGCAGATATTGAACTACTTTCAGGGACGAGAATGACTGATTTCATAGAAGAGTCCGACCGTCCTTTACTCGAGCGCAGCGGCCTAAGTGACTTCGACGCGCTCTGGGCTGTACAGCTCGAAGCTGTGGATGAGCCGAATATCGAGCGCGGAGGGTGGAGCAGCGTCTTTCGGCTTGAGCTCAATGGCGCGGCCTTCTACCTCAAACGGCAGAGCAATCACCTGACGCGGAGCCTGACGCACCCGTTTGGCGAGCCCACTTTCGCCCGAGAATTCCGCAGTATCCGCCGCTACGCTCAGCTTGGTGTACCGGCATTACAGGCGAGCTTTTTCGGCCAGCGCAAGGTGGGTGGAGAGCGGCGAGCAGTCCTTTTGACTCGTGCGTTGGATGGCTGGATGGATTTGGATGGTTGGCTAGCTCAATGGCCGCAGCTGGCCGAATCGCAACGCCAATCGATCCTTCGCGCAACCGGAAAGTTGGCTCGCGCCCTTCACCGAGCGGGGCAAATGCATGGCTGCTTCTATCCCAAACATATCTTCCTGCGAGAGCTAGCTGGTCAGTGGCAGGCTTGTCTTATCGATCTGGAAAAAACGCGCCCGCTGCTGTTTGGCCAGCGTGACCGTATCAGGGATTTGGAGCCACTCGTGCGTCGTGCTGCCTGTATTGGTGACGACGGCGTGCGCTCCCTGCTGTCAACTTACCTTGATGACGATCGCTTGCTCGATTCATGGGTGCAGCGCCTCAATCGTCGGCGCAGAGAAAAAGAGGCGCGTGGATGAATCTGTCCCAGTTGGCTGGTACGGGGCGTCAGCCAGGCAGCCCGCTACAAGTAGCGCTGCCTGGTAATGGAGTGCTGAATATTGTTCGCTGGCTGCGGATTTTGCCTGGTCATCGATATGTCGGTTGTGCCGAGTGGAACGGTCGCACCGTACTGGCCAAGCTGATAGTGGGCTCCAAAGCGCAGCGTCATCATCAGCTCGAGCGAAGTGGCGCGCGGCTAATGGCGGAGCAGCAGCTGCCGACGCCCGGCTTGCTGGCCGAGGGGTGGCAGGAGGGCGAAGGTGGCTGGCTGATTTTCGATTGGCTCGACGATGCCGAAAGCCTCTGGGATGCCTGGCGCGCTGTAGAAACTGATGTGATGCTGTCTGACGGGCAAAGGGGTGTCCTTGGCGAAGCACTTGAATTGATCGCCAGGATGCATGCGCGCGGCATCTGGCAGGCCGATCTGCATCTCGATAACTTATTGCGGGCGGGCGACCAGCTTTACGTTGTCGATGGCGGCGGTGTGAAAGCGAAAGTGCCCGGAGCTCCGTTGTGCCGCGAGCAAGTGCTGGAAAATCTTGGCGTGTTCTTCGCGCAGTTGCCCGCGGAGGTCGATCCGTTCATTGAAGAGCTGCTGGTCCACTACCTGCTCGCCAATAGCGAGCATGCGTTGCCGCTGGAAGCGTTGCTCAAAGACATTCACAAGACTCGCGCCTGGCGCTTGAACGATTATCTGAAGAAGGTAGCGCGCGACTGTAGTCTGTTCAGTGCGCGTATCGGCGCGTTTGGTGCGCAGGTGGTGCGGCGTGACGAGGAAGCAGCGCTGCGGGTTGTTCTCGCTGATCCCAATGCATTTATCGCACAAGGCGAGCTTCTGAAAGACGGTGGCAGCGCGACGGTCGCCAGCATTGAGTCGAACGGTCGAGCGCTTCTTATCAAGCGCTACAACATCAAGAATCCGCTGCATTGGCTCAAACGCTTCTGGCGCCCCAGCCGGGCCTGGCACAGTTGGGTCGAAGGTAACCGTCTCGATTTCTTAGGGATTGCCACGCCCCGCCTGCTGGCTGTGATCGAGCGTCGTTGGTTGTGGATGCGTGGCCCTGCGTGGCTAATTACCGAATTGCTGCACGGTAAAGATATAATCGCGCGTTTTAAGCCATACCTGGATGGTTGCCCGCCCGAGCTTGAGCTGTCCGCTTTGGATCGACTGTTCGCTGCGCTGATTCGTCAGCGCATCAGTCATGGCGATCTAAAGGGACATAATCTGTTTTGGGAGCAGGGTCGTTGGGTCCTGATCGACCTTGATGCTGTGCAGCAGCACAACAGCGACTCGAGCTTTGCACGCGCCTATGCCAAGGATCGTGCACGCTTTCTGCGTAACTGGCCGGTCGATAGCGCCCTGTATCGGCTGCTTGACCAACGTTTACCCGCGGTGCCCGGCACCCGTATCGAAGATTAAGAGGCATTACCCGTGGCATTGACGATTCTCGGCCTTTCCGGCGCCCTCAGTCATGATCCTTCCGCCGCCCTGTATATCGACGGCAAGCTGATCGCCGCCGTCGAAGAAGAACGCTTCGTGCGCGACAAGCATGCCAAGAACCGCATGCCCTACGAGTCGGCCAAGTTCTGCCTGGAACAGGCGGGTATCAAGCCATCCGATGTCGACGTGGTGGCGATTCCCTTCGCACCGATCAGCATCTTCGAGAAGGCCCGCTGGCATTACGCCAAGCGCTACTGGTACGCCCCGGACCGCGCGCTGGACGCCATTCTCATGGGCAACCGCCGCTACCACCGCTACAAGAAGCGCATCCAGTGGTGCCTGCAGCAGCTCGGCTTCGACCTGAAGAAGGTTAAGCTGCAGCCGGTCGAGCATCACCTGGCTCACGCTTCCAGCGCCTACCACTGCTCGGGCTTCACCGAGAAGACCGCCATCCTCGGTATCGACGGCAAGGGGGAGTACGCCACCACCTTCTTCGGTTGGGGCGAAAACGGCAAGATCCACAAGATCAAGGAATTCTACGACCCGGATTCGCTCGGCGGCCTCTACGGCGCCATCACCGAGTACCTCGGTTTCGAGATGCTCGACGGCGAGTTCAAGGTCATGGGCATGGCGCCCTACGGC
Encoded here:
- the glnE gene encoding bifunctional [glutamate--ammonia ligase]-adenylyl-L-tyrosine phosphorylase/[glutamate--ammonia-ligase] adenylyltransferase — encoded protein: MSLPSLVALPPSLLPFVSRAEESFLSAAGSLSEAIAARCRAWLTEHHDAFARVCAASDFVSEQVSREPQMLLQLAERGWLDRSFAPTEMRDALNEQIAACDNEDALALTLRRFRTRQQVRIIWRDLTRQADLAETCRDLSDLADASVDLAYHWLYTRHCEQFGVPTGRRSGTAQHMVILGMGKLGAHELNLSSDIDLIFGYPEGGETVGAKRSLDNQEFFVRLGQRLIKSLDAITVDGFAFRVDMRLRPYGSSGPLVYSFNALEQYYQDQGRDWERYAMIKARVIGGDQQAGKELLEMLRPFVYRRYLDFSAIEALRTMKQLIQQEVRRKGMASNIKLGAGGIREVEFIAQAFQLIHGGRDLSLQQRPLLKVLATLEGQGYLPGAAVKELREGYEFLRYTEHALQAIADRQTQMLPETEVDCARVAFMLGFESWQAFHEQLLHWRGRIDWHFHQVIADPDEDEDAEGEALVGGEWLPLWEQDWDEEFACRQLSEAGFRDGQVACQRLAALRNASQVRTMQRLGRERLDAFIPRLLAQAVEQDDPDLVLERVLPLVEAVARRSAYLVLLTENPGALQRLLELCAASPWIAEQIARFPLLLDELLNAGRLYSPPLAPELAAELRERLMRIPEDDLEQQMEALRHFKLAHRLRVAASEIAGTLPLMKVSDYLTWLAEAILQEVLTLAWRHTVARHGQPQRSDGTLCDPAFVIVGYGKVGGIELGHGSDLDLVFIHDGDPAAETNGAKSIDTAQFFTRLGQRIIHLLTTQTTSGQLYEVDMRLRPSGASGLLVSSLGAFERYQSQEAWTWEHQALVRARVLVGCSQLTADFERVRAGVLGRERDLDALRREVSDMRAKMRDNLGTRATHAGTAEQAFDGAAEFNLKQDAGGIVDIEFMVQYAALAWSHQHPELLRYTDNIRILDGLEQAGLMTGDEVRLLQDAYKAYRAAAHRQSLQKQPGVVSGDQFHDERRAVMRIWRELGLS
- the ilvE gene encoding branched-chain-amino-acid transaminase — its product is MSMADRDGVIWYDGELVQWRDATTHVLTHTLHYGMGVFEGVRAYNTPDGTAIFRLQAHTDRLFDSAHIMNMPMPYSKEEINEATRAAVRENNLESAYIRPMVFYGSEGMGLRASGLKVHVIVAAWHWGAYMGDEALELGIKVRTSSFTRHHVNITMTRAKSNGAYINSMLALQEAISGGADEALMLDPEGYVAEGSGENIFIIKDGVIYTPEVTACLNGITRGTVLTLAAEHGLKIVEKRITRDEVYIADEAFFTGTAAEVTPIREVDGRAIGIGRRGPITEKLQKAYFDLVSGKTAAHAEWRTLVK
- the waaF gene encoding lipopolysaccharide heptosyltransferase II; the protein is MNILIVGPSWVGDMVMAQTLFVCLKQRHPDCQIDVLAPEWSRPILERMPEVRQALSFPVGHGVLDMATRRTVAQSLRGQYEQAILLPNSLKSALVPFFAGIPKRTGWRGEMRFCLLNDMRKLDKQRYPLMIERFMALAFEPGAELPRPYPTPSLRIDPVTRDVALARFGLSLDRPVLALCPGAEFGESKRWPAEHFAKVAELKIRDGWQVWLFGSKNDHPVGEEILARLIPGLREEAVNLAGETSLAEAIDLLSCADAVVSNDSGLMHVSAALARPLVAVYGSTSPAFTPPLSEQVEVVRLGLDCSPCFERTCRFGHNNCMRELKPRAAIEALDRLAPQSVEVR
- the waaC gene encoding lipopolysaccharide heptosyltransferase I — translated: MKVLLVKTSSLGDVVHTLPALTDAQRALPGIQFDWVVEEGFAEIPAWHPAVAQVIPVAIRRWRKHPIDTLRSGEWRRFKARLRESRYDLVIDAQGLLKSAWLTRYVKAPVAGLDRDSAREPLATRFYDRCYAVPREQHALERVRQLFAQALGYPLPQDVADYGLNREQMAAPSDQPYLLFLHGTTWPSKHWPEAYWREMAERMSDFGWAIRLPWGNAEEKARAERIVSGIAGAAVLPKLNLAGVARVIAGARACVAVDTGLGHLAAALDVPSISLYGPTLPGRVGAYGRSQVHLCASGPNAGRGDRRKPCFDDLRPERVVTELKALLRAPESV
- a CDS encoding glycosyltransferase family 4 protein; translation: MQLAFILYKYFPFGGLQRDFMRIALECQRRGHSIRVYAMIWEGDVPEGFEVLIAPVKALFNHTRNERFTVWVEADLAKRPVDRVIGFNKMPGLDVYYAADPCFEDKAQTLRNPIYRRWGRYKHFAEYERAVFAPEAKTEILMISEVQQPLFVKHYATPPERFHLLPPGTAQDRRAPANAAQIRAEFREEFEVRSEELLLVQIGSGFKTKGLDRSLKALAALPRELSQRTRLLVIGQDDPKPFKLQAKALGVSGMVEFLKGRSDIPRFLLGADLLIHPAYNENTGTVLLEALVAGLPVLVTDVCGYAHYITDADCGRVVPSPFEQRTLDQLLTQMLSDEQQRATWSRNGLAYAASADLYSMPQKAADVILGEQA
- the rfaP gene encoding lipopolysaccharide core heptose(I) kinase RfaP — its product is MRLILSEPFKSLWHGKDPFVEVERIEGQVYRELEGRRTLRTEVEGRGYFVKIHRGIGWGEITKNLLTAKAPVLGAGQEWRAIQRLHEVGVPTMTAVAYGERGSNPATQHSFIITEELAPTVSLEDFSANWREQPPAPALKRALIAEVARMAGTMHRAGVNHRDFYICHFLLHTDKPVTASDFRLSLIDLHRAQARSQTPRRWRNKDLAGLYFSALEIGLTRGDKLRFLRDYFQQPVREILHEEASLLVWLQRRAEKLQGRKQRYGGAL
- a CDS encoding lipopolysaccharide kinase InaA family protein, with the translated sequence MAGWTLDPAYADLRDEFGSLMTVFALEGERLTKDPLSEVIRVELNGVRYYVKRYSGAGKGLRRFVGRPRVKAEWQNLMLFRRWGIPTAPIVAYGMERRGGAFLRGALITRELEQTEDLALLAASHDPRLRDRRWVHEVSLQLARSTRALHDRGFAHNDLKWRNLLVDPQRRLYLIDCPTGSFWRGPFLQRRIVKDLACLDKVAKYQLTRTQRLRFYLQYCQRPRLAPQDKPRIRQILNYFQGRE
- a CDS encoding lipopolysaccharide kinase InaA family protein → MTDFIEESDRPLLERSGLSDFDALWAVQLEAVDEPNIERGGWSSVFRLELNGAAFYLKRQSNHLTRSLTHPFGEPTFAREFRSIRRYAQLGVPALQASFFGQRKVGGERRAVLLTRALDGWMDLDGWLAQWPQLAESQRQSILRATGKLARALHRAGQMHGCFYPKHIFLRELAGQWQACLIDLEKTRPLLFGQRDRIRDLEPLVRRAACIGDDGVRSLLSTYLDDDRLLDSWVQRLNRRRREKEARG
- a CDS encoding lipopolysaccharide kinase InaA family protein is translated as MNLSQLAGTGRQPGSPLQVALPGNGVLNIVRWLRILPGHRYVGCAEWNGRTVLAKLIVGSKAQRHHQLERSGARLMAEQQLPTPGLLAEGWQEGEGGWLIFDWLDDAESLWDAWRAVETDVMLSDGQRGVLGEALELIARMHARGIWQADLHLDNLLRAGDQLYVVDGGGVKAKVPGAPLCREQVLENLGVFFAQLPAEVDPFIEELLVHYLLANSEHALPLEALLKDIHKTRAWRLNDYLKKVARDCSLFSARIGAFGAQVVRRDEEAALRVVLADPNAFIAQGELLKDGGSATVASIESNGRALLIKRYNIKNPLHWLKRFWRPSRAWHSWVEGNRLDFLGIATPRLLAVIERRWLWMRGPAWLITELLHGKDIIARFKPYLDGCPPELELSALDRLFAALIRQRISHGDLKGHNLFWEQGRWVLIDLDAVQQHNSDSSFARAYAKDRARFLRNWPVDSALYRLLDQRLPAVPGTRIED